A genomic region of Papaver somniferum cultivar HN1 chromosome 7, ASM357369v1, whole genome shotgun sequence contains the following coding sequences:
- the LOC113298200 gene encoding serine/arginine-rich splicing factor SR45-like isoform X2 — MPFSLKHNLNFLIPFLQMLVNVLKLYKRFRSRRKMWRRLLIGRGLPFKPARVLLQVNLPRGFGYVVYMTRAYAEKALLFMDGAQIDGNVVRARFTLSPRKKGSSPTKIVPASQKKDGVDIQKDAPHRQRDYRFGKAGRFVTKGLAI; from the exons ATGCCATTTTCACTGAAGCACAATCTGAATTTCTTGATTCCCTTTCTACAAATGTTAGTAAACGTGTTGAAGCTCTACAAGAGATTcag GTCAAGAAGGAAGATGTGGAGAAGATTATTGATCGGGAGAGGACTGCCGTTTAAGCCCGCTCGTGTTTTGTTGCAG GTTAATCTTCCACGTGgatttggatatgttgtatataTGACTAGAGCTTATGCAGAAAAGGCACTTCTTTTCATGGATGGG GCACAAATTGATGGAAATGTTGTTCGAGCAAGGTTCACCTTGTCTCCACGAAAGAAGGGTTCCTCACCTACAAAGATTGTTCCTGCTTCTCAAAAGAAGGATGGTGTTGACATTCAAAAGGATGCTCCACACAGACAAAGAGATTATAG GTTTGGCAAAGCAGGTCGATTTGTTACGAAAGGGCTTGCAATTTAA
- the LOC113298200 gene encoding serine/arginine-rich splicing factor SR45-like isoform X1 yields MPFSLKHNLNFLIPFLQMLVNVLKLYKRFRSRRKMWRRLLIGRGLPFKPARVLLQVNLPRGFGYVVYMTRAYAEKALLFMDGAQIDGNVVRARFTLSPRKKGSSPTKIVPASQKKDGVDIQKDAPHRQRDYRFLHVVPYIFLGEIFYHI; encoded by the exons ATGCCATTTTCACTGAAGCACAATCTGAATTTCTTGATTCCCTTTCTACAAATGTTAGTAAACGTGTTGAAGCTCTACAAGAGATTcag GTCAAGAAGGAAGATGTGGAGAAGATTATTGATCGGGAGAGGACTGCCGTTTAAGCCCGCTCGTGTTTTGTTGCAG GTTAATCTTCCACGTGgatttggatatgttgtatataTGACTAGAGCTTATGCAGAAAAGGCACTTCTTTTCATGGATGGG GCACAAATTGATGGAAATGTTGTTCGAGCAAGGTTCACCTTGTCTCCACGAAAGAAGGGTTCCTCACCTACAAAGATTGTTCCTGCTTCTCAAAAGAAGGATGGTGTTGACATTCAAAAGGATGCTCCACACAGACAAAGAGATTATAGGTTTCTTCATGTGGTCCCGTATATTTTCTTAGGAGAAATATTCTATCATATATGA